The genomic interval CGCCGAGGATCTGGAGCGCGTCTACGGCTATTTCCCGCGATTGCGCGAGCGCATCAATCAGCCTGCCGGCCAGCTCTCGGGCGGCGAGCAGCAGATGCTCGCGATCGGACGCGCGCTGATGAACCGGCCGACGCTATTGCTGCTCGACGAGCCGTCGCTTGGGCTGTCGCCGATCCTGGTGAAGGAGATTTTCACGATCATCCGCCGCGTCAACGAGGAGCAGGGCATGTCGATCCTGCTGGTCGAGCAGAATGCCAAGGTGGCACTGGAAACGGCTCATTACGGCTACGTGCTGGAGATCGGCCGTGTCGTCATGAACGACACCTGCGACCGCTTGATGCATTCCCAGGACATCCAGGAATTTTACCTTGGGGCCAAGGAAGCAGGTGCCCGGGGTGAACGGCGCTGGAAAAAGAAGAAAACGTGGCGTTGAAAAGGACTTGGCGTTAGATATGGCTTCCCCTTTTGCGGAGATAGACCGTCGTCAAGGCGGCAGCGAGAAGGGGGCGACAAGGAGGAAACGAGCATGGCCAGACCGGCGGTGCTGACGGTCGCCGACACGATTGCGAAGAGTTTTCTGCTCGCGGCTGAGACGCGTGGCGACAAGCCCGCGATCCGCGAGAAGAAGTTCGGCATCTGGCAGCCGACGAGCTGGCGGCAATGGCTGGGGATCTCGAAGGAGGTCGCCTATGCGCTGCATGCATCGGGCTTCGCACCCGGCGACGTCGCCTCCATCATCGCCAACGCGGTGCCGGAATGGGTTTATGCCGACATGGGCATCCTGTGCGCCGGCGGCGTCTCGTCAGGCATCTATCCGACCGACTCCTCGGCGCAGGTCGAATATCTCGTCAACGATTCCGCGACGAAGGTCATCTTCGCCGAGGACGAGGAGCAACTCGACAAGGTGCTGGCCTGCCGCGCCCGCTGCCCGACGCTCCGCAAGATCATCGTGTTCGACATGGAGGGGCTGAGCGGGTTCATCGACGACATGGTGATGTCGCTTGACGAATTCCGCGCGCTCGGCCGCAACCACATGGTGGGCCGCGAGCTGCTGTGGCAGGAGATGATCGACAGCCGCGGCCGGGACGACCTCGCGGTTCTCGTCTACACGTCAGGCACCACCGGCCCGCCCAAGGGCGCGATGCATGCCAACCGCAGCGTCGTGCATCAGATGCGGCACGCCAATGATTTCATTCCGGCGCAGGAGCACGAGGAGCGGCTGATCTTCCTGCCGCTCTGCCACGTCGCCGAGCGCGTCGGTGGTTATTACATCTCCGTTGCGCTGGGTTCAGTGATGAACTTTGCCGAGAGCCCGGAGACGGTGCCGGACAATCTGCGCGAGGTGCAGCCAACCACGTTCCTCGCGGTGCCGCGCGTCTGGGAGAAATTCTACTCGGCCGTCACCATCGCGCTGAAGGATGCGACGCCGCTCCAGCAATGGGTCTATCGGCGCGCCATCGGCATCGGCAATCGCGTGACCGATTGCCGGCTCGAGGGCGGTCAGCCCTCGCTTTCGCTCAAGGTCGCCAACCGCCTCGCCTATTGGCTGGTGTTCCGCAACATCCGCCGCATGATTGGGCTCGATCGCTGCCGAACCGCCTTCACGGGCGCCGCACCGATCGCGCCGGATCTGATCCGCTGGTATCTCGCGCTCGGCATCGACATGCATGAGGTCTACGGCCAGACCGAGAATTGCGGCGTGGCGACCTTGATGCCCGCGGACCGCATCAAGCTCGGCTCGGTCGGCAAGGCCGTGCCATGGGGCGAGGTCAGCCTGTCGCCGGAGGGCGAGATCCTGATCAAGGGCGACTTCCTGTTCATGGGCTATCTCAACCAGCCGGAGAAGACCGCGGAGACGATCGACCAGCGCGGCTGGCTGCACACCGGCGACGTCGGCGCGATCGACACCGAAGGTTTTGTCAAGATCACCGACCGGATGAAGGACATCATCATCACCTCCGGCGGCAAGAACATCACGCCGTCGGAGATCGAGAACCAGCTCAAATTCTCGCCCTATATCTCGGACGCCGTCGTGGTCGGCGACAAGCGGCCGTATCTGACCTGCCTCGTCATGATCGACCAGGAGAACGTCGAAAAATTCGCACAGGACCACGACATCCCCTTCACCAATTATGCGAGCCTGTGCCGGGCGGTGGAGATCCAGAACCTGATCCAGCGCGAGATCGAGGCGGTCAACGCCAACCTCGCCCGCGTCGAGACCATCAAGAAGTTCTACCTGATCGAACGCCAGCTCACGCCTGAGGACGAGGAGCTGACGCCGACCATGAAGCTGAAGCGCAGCTTCGTGAACAAGCGTTACGCCACCGAGATCGACGCGATGTATCGCGAGCGCGCGGTGGCGTGAGGCGCATGGCCCCGGAAAAGTGGGAACCGGTTTTCCGATAAGGGCCATGCAAGAAAGAGGCTGAGAACAGCGAAGGAGCGATGGCCACGCCCTCCGCGCAACACGGGCCAGGGAGAGGAGACGTCAATGTCGAAATCGTTCAGGGCGGTCGGCCTTGCGGTGGGCGCTGTGGTGCTCGCGCATCTGCCGGCCGCAGCGCAGACCAAAGTCACCAATGAGGGCATCTCGGGAAGCGAGATCGTCATCGGCACCCATCAGGATCTATCGGGTCCGATCAAGGGCTGGGGCGTGCCGGTCTCCAACGGCATGAAGATGGCGGTCGAGGAGGTCAACGCCGCCGGCGGCGTCAATGGCCGCAAGATTCGACTGGTGGTCGAGGACAGCGGCTACGATCCAAAAAAGGCCGTGCTGGCTTCGCAAAAGCTGATCGAGCGTGACAAGATCTTCGCGATGGTCGGACCGATGGGATCGCCGACCGTGCTCGCCGCGCAGGATATTTTGCTCGACGCCGGCGTGCTCCAGCTCTTTCCGCTGACGGCGGCCGAGTTCACCTACAAGCTCGATCCGGCCAAGCCGCAGGAGCGGCTGAAGTTCAGCAACCTCCTTCCTTACGTCGAGAGCACGCGCGCGGCGCTGAAATACATGATGGAGCTGAAGAATTTCAAGAAGCCCTGCATCATGCATCAGGATGACGAGTACGGCAAAAACGTCCTCGACGGCTTCAACCAGCAGCTTACCGCCATGAAGGTGCAGCCGGCCTCGATCACGAGCTACAAGCGCGGCGCCTCCGACTTCAGCGCCCAGGTCGCCAAGATGAAGTCCGACGGCTGCGACCTCGTCGTGCTCGGGGCGATCCTGCGTGAGCCCATCGGCACCATGACCGAGGCCAAGAAGCTCGGCTGGGACGTCACCTTCCTTGGCGCGATCCCTGTCAACGTGATGGAGGTGCCCATGCTCGGCAAGGACGCCGTCGAAGGCCTCTATTCGGCGAGTGCGTTCGAGATCCCCTACGAGGATACGGCCAAGGGCAAGGTCAAGGACTGGCTCGTCAACTACAAGAAGATGTTCGGCACCGACGCCAACAGCCAGGCCATCATTGGCTACAACGCGGTGATGACCTTCGCCTTCTATGCGCAGAAGGCCGGCAAGGACCTGACGGGGCAGAAGATGCTCGAGGCGCTGGAGTCCGGCGACAAGTTCGTCGACATCTTCAACTCGCCGCCGACGACGTTCTCCAAGACCAATCACCTTGCCAACACCATCACCCAGGTGCAGCAGGTCAAGGGTGGCCGCTGGATCCTGGTGAAGGACAATCTGATGTTCTGATTGGCCGGGTCGTTTCACCCTCCCCTGGAGGGGAGGGTCGATCGCGCGAAGCGCGAGCGGGGTGGGGTGATCTCTCAACACGGGCGGCGGCCGACGTGGAGAGACCGTCACCCCACCCCGCTTCGCATTCCGCTTTGCTCCATGCGAAGCGACCCTCCCCCTCCAGGGGAGGGTAAGCGCCTACTGACTCCCCGCCGTGACACCAAAGTCCACCGGCGCGAGCCCGTCCTCCTTGCAGCGCCAGCCGTCGGCCGCCTTCTCGAAGGCAAAAGCCTTCTGGACCCGCAGCCTGCGTGTCACGTTAAAACTGTCCTTGGAAGAACGCTCCTTGGCGACTGACGCGGCTTGCGCGTTGCCCGTCTTGAGGTCCCAGCAGGTGCCCGTGCAGGTGGCCGCAACGCTGCTGCAGCCAGTGAAGGGCGACAGCACGACCATCTCGACCTCGGCCGTGACCAGTGCCTCCTGCGCCGCCACTTCGGTGTCCATCTCGAACACGCGGTTGATCCGGACGAAATTGCCGCACGAATTGGCCGCATGGATCCGGGCGACGCAGAAGTCGACGGCGTCGGTGTTGGGCAGCCGCGCCGCGATCTGGCGGCCGAACACCTTCTTCGGATCGCCCTTGGCGGCCGTGATCTCCGCGGTCCTGCGGATGAGATAGTCTTGCAGGCAGGGCTCCGACGATGTCAATTCGTCCAGCGGCACGTTGTCCTTGCCGACCAGATTGCATTGGCGATCGCGCTCCCGCGTCCAGCGGCCGAATTCGGCGAAGGCAAAGCGCGCTTCGGTCGGATTGAGCTTGCCGATCAGGTCGTGGACCATGTCGTTCAGCTCGGTCTCGGCGAGCGCCAGCGACGGCTCGCTGCAGATCAGCGCGCCGGCGGCCGTGCTCGCTGCCAGGCAATCGAAATTGGGATCGCGCAGGATCGCAGCGCGCTCGAGGGTGACCTTCAGCAGGCACGCCTTGACGGAATCGACCTCCTCATAGGTCACCGTATCGGTGCCGCCAAAAATGCCGCAACCGAGATTGCGTTGCCGGAGCCAGATCGCGTTCTCCTGGATCGCGGGCAGCGGATCGGGCAGGCGGGCCAGGCGTTCCTGGATCGCCGCACCGAGCTTCTCGGCTGCAGCCGCAAGCTCGCCGTCACCGCAAAAGAGCTGGTTGGCGGGATCGCGCTGCCGATCGCAATTGTTCCTGGCAAAGAGCGGCAGCTTGTCGGCGATGGAGCGGTTGGAATTGCCGGATTGAGCAAATGCCGGCGACACCAACAGCGCAAGCACGACCAGTAAGATCAACCGCATTCCACTCGCCCCCGGGCATGGTTGTGGCCATGCTAGCTTCCCGGATGGCGCGAAGGAAAGGGCTTAGGGCCTCAAGGCGCCTCGTTGGCAGCGACCAGCGAGGTACGGGCGTTGTCCCGCTGCGCGGCGACGACCGGCTCGTCGACATATTTCATGACGGCGGCCTGATACAGCACGAACAGCGGCCGGTAGCCCCTCGCATTCTCGTCCTCGACCATGGCCATGCGCCGGTTGTCCAGCATCAGCCAGTGGCCGTCGAGCTTTGCTGCGGCAACCGCATGCTCTTCGCCGGCCTGCGTGTCGCGCACGACCACGATCCGCAGGTCTTCAGGGGCTACGCCGGCAAGACGCAGCGCGGCCATTTTTGCGATCGCATAGTCCTCGCAGTCGCCGGCGCCGCGGGCGAAGGTCGACAGCGGCGGGCTCCAGACGTCGTCGGCGCCGTCGCTGGCCGGCCTGATCGCGAGATTGATGGCGCGGTTGGTCTCGCCGAGCCGGGCGCGGCCTTCGCGAGTCCGCGCCTGGTCGACGATGGCGAGCAGCTTGAGCGCCGCCGGCGAGACGCAGTTTTCGCGATCGCCGTCGCACAGCGCGAGCTGCACCATCTCGTCGTCGAGCTTCTGCTTCATGCCGAACCATTTCTGCCTGAGACCACCATGCGAGATGGCGAAGGCGAACAAGCCGAACGGCTCGCCGGATTTGCGCACAAGTGCGGCGGGTCCCGGCGACAGCAAGGTGCCGGCGCGAAGCTCGGCGGCTGAGCCTGCGAGGATCAATCCGAACAGGACAACAACTGCGCGCCAGGCGCGCGATTTGGCAACGGACTCCATCTGACATCCCCTGTCCGGCATCGTCAGATCCCCCTCGATCCGAGCGTGCCGGCTTTGTTTCTGTGCGGAGATAGTGCGGGGAGGGCCGTGTTGTTCTGCTTAACGCGCCCGGCTGGGGCGCCAAAACCGCGGAACAGCCTGAAACCGGCCTCGCCAGTTTGCGTAAAATTTTACGAATCAGGCGCTAGCTCAGGGCCGGCCGCCGCGAAATGGAACCAATTGCGGGCTCAGGTTGCGGACGAAAGCCGGTTCCTGCGCGATATGGCTAACGAGCTGCCATTTCGCCGGTTCTGTTAGCTAGGTCACAGTTATAGTTCCGTATTTGCCGCAGTATGTTGCAGGGCACTATGTAGGACAGGTGACATAAGTATTCGCTGCTGAATACGAATGTCATTATACTTAGGACTATTGGAAATGCGCTGGGATGAGCGGGGATCTTCCTCGAACTATTCGAGGAAATACACTATTATTTCTTTGCTGATTCGGCCGATGTTACGGCCGAAGGGCTTCGTTGCGCCAATTCTTTCCAGCAATAGATGGTTTCACTAACGACTTGCTAATGATATGCAAGCTTAGGCCATCGATACTTACTTAAAAATTAACGCTTTTACGGTGCCCCGTTGAATTACGCTGGCAAGTTTGACGCCGCGCTTTCCTTGGATGGCCAGGGTTTTCATTCCCCAGCCCATCGCCATGTCGATTTTTTTTCCGTCGAGGGCCACGGCAAGGTTCCGGCGGGCGCCTTCGTTGTTCCCGATCCCAACCTGATCTTCCACGGCGATTTCAAGCGCGCCGGCGTCGACCTGGTGCTGTCCCGCGACGGTCAGGAATTCGTCCTTCACGATTATTTCAAGGGCGAGAAGCGCGCGGCCATCGCTTCGCCCGACGGCGCCCATCTCACCGGGGAACTCGTCGATGCGCTCACCGGTCACGTTCAATATGCCCAAGCCGCCCCCGGGGCCGGCGCTGGCCAGGTCATCGGCCACGTCACCAAGCTCACCGGCGGCGCGACCGCCATCCGCAACGGCGTCTCGATCATCCTGAACAACGGCGACAATGTCGAGAAGGGCGACGTCGTCTCCACCGGCTCGGACGCGACGCTCGGCATCACCTTCATCGACGGCACCGTGTTCGGCCTGTCCGCCAATGCGCGGATGGTGCTGAACGAGATGGTCTACGACCCCAACGGGTCGAACAATTCCTCGTTGCTCAGCCTGGTCGCGGGCACGATCACCTTCGTCGCCGGCGAGACCGCCAAGCACGGCGACATGAAGATCGACACCCCGGTCGCGACCATGGGCATCCGCGGCACCGCCGTGCTGTCGCAGCTCGAGTTCTTCATCCCGCCGCCGACCATCGACAACCCGACACCGCAACCGGAGCCGAAGGTCAGCTTCCAGGTGCTGGTCGAGCCGGACGGCACCACCGGCTCCTACATCCTGTTCGACAAGATCACGCTGCTGCCGATCGCCACCGTCAACCAGGCGGGGCAGATGATCCAGATCAGCGGCGGCAACGTCACGATCGGCAATGCGCTGCTGTCGCCGGAAGTGCAGAAGCTGATCACGGACGTGTTCACGCTGAAGTTCACGGACAACACCAACAATAATACCAAGCTGACCACGAACTTCACCGATACGGTCACACCCGACAGCAATGGGCTGCTGTTCAAGACAGTGGCCGGTGCGGAGGTGCTCGCGACCTACGTCAACACGGTCAACACCGGGAACAATGGGACGCCGCAGGACACCAGGACGGTCGCCGATCGCATTCCCGGCCCGCCGAACGCCGTCGTGCTCGACAGCAATGGCCAGCCAAGGGTGGCCTTCACGCTGACCGAACTGTTCAACAAGACGGGTGATACCGGTACGGACAGCGTCGGCGGCCGGATCAGTTTCGTCGACGTCAATCTCGGCGACAGGCCGACGGTGCAGATTGACTTCAAGTCCGTCACCTATCAGAACGCCAACCATCAGGACGTGACGAGCGGGCTGTCCGCGCTGCAGAAGGCCGATGTCGCCGCGACCGAGGTCAAGATTGTCGTTACTCCCGACGCCGGCAATACCAACAACGGCTCGGCGCAGTGGAGCTACAGCGTCCCTGACAAGGCCTTCGACTTCCTCGCCGCCGGCGAGGTGCTGACGCTGACCTACATGGTCCGTGTCGACAACAATTTCAGCGTCAACCCCGAAACTGCCTTCATCCCGATCACCATCACGATATCAGGCACCAACGACAAGCCGGTGATCGCGACCAGCGTGCCGACCATCACCTTTGCCGGCGGCACCAGCGTTCCCGGCGGCCCGCTGACCTCAAGCGTTCCGACCTCGGGCACCCTGACCTTCACCGACGTCGACCTCACCGATACGCACACGGTCTCGGTCAAGCTGACCAGCGCCAGCCTGCCCGGCGGCACCGTGCCGCCGGCGCCGCTCGCGGCGTTCCAGAACGCGCTCTCGGTCTCGCTCGCCGGCCACGACAGCACCGGCAGCGGCACTGGCGTCATCAGCTGGTCGCTGGCCGATCTTCCGGTCTATCTCGCCGATTTCATCCCGGAGGACGCGGTCCTGACGCTGACCTACACGGTTACGCTGACGGATTCGCAAGGCGCGACCTCGACGCAGACCATCACAGTCACCATCACGGGCACCGACAGCCCGGCGGTGGTCTGGATCGCGACCGCGCAGGCGGGCTCGCCTCCCGGCGGCTTCTGGAAGGACGGGGCGAACTGGGAAACCGGCACCGTGCCGACGATCGACGACGACGTCATCGTCATCACCGACCAGTTGCATGGCCTGACGCCCTCTTATCCGGTCACGATCGACGAGGCGGCGTTCGCGAAATCGCTGACCATGAACGATTTCGGCGGCCCGCCGCCGGAAGTGATCAACAACAGCTCGCTGACGATCGCGGGCGCCCTCAACCTCAGCGCCGATTCGATCCTGACCAATTCCGTGACGGGCACCATCACCGTCGGCGGCAAGGCCGAGATCCTCGACACCAGCGTGCTGACCAATGCCGGCCAACTGACGCTTTCGGCCGGCGGTGATTTCGGCAGCCAGACCACGATCACCAATTCCGGCACGCTGGAGCTGGCCGGTGGCACGCTCAATCTGCTCGGCACCGTCGACAACACCGGCGGCACGTTCCAGGTCGACGGTGGCGCCACGCTGGCGCTCGACAGCGGCACCATCGACGGCGGTACGGTTACGATCGCGGGCACGCTGGAGCTCGACGGCAGCAGCGTCATCAAGAACGGTACGCTCGGCAATTCCGGCGCGGTTGATGTCAACGGAACCGCCGAATTCGACAATGAAGCGGTCGACAATGCCGGCGGCACGATCACGATCGCCGCGGCCGGCGCGCTGGTTCTGAGCGGCAGCACGGTGACCGGTGGCACCGTCACCGACAACGGCACCATCCACGTCACCGGCAACAGCGCAATCAACGGCGCCTCCGTCACGGGCGGCGGCATCACCGTCGATGCGGCCAAGACGCTGACCCTGAATAATACGACCGTCACCAACAGCACGATCATCGACAACGGCACGGTCAAGGTCGATGCCTCGAAGACGCTGAACATCAACGGCGTGGCCGTGACCGGCGGTGCCTTGAGCGTATCGGGCACGCTAAAGTCTTCCGGCGCGAGCTCGACCACCAACACGGCCATCACCAACAATTCGGTGATCGAGGCCATCGCCGGTCTCCTGACACTGTCAGCCACGACGTCGGTTGCGATCGCCAACAGCGGCACGCTGCGGGCCAATGGCGGTGAGCTCGACATTTCCGGCGAAGCGGTCACCAACACCGGCACGCTGGCCGCGATCAACGACTCTACGCTGAAGCTGATCTCGACGACGGTGACCAACACCGGCGGCACCGTTTCGGTGGAGTCAGGTTCGACCCTCGACCTCTCCGGCGCGACCATCACCGGCGGCACGCTGACGATCTCGGGCACGCTGGAATCGACCGGCATCAGCGCGATCAACGACGCCGACATCACCAATACCGGCACGATCACCGTTACCAGCGGCACGCTGACGATCGACCCGCCGGTCGTGCACACGATCACCAACCAAAATGTGATTGAGGCCAATGGCGGCACGCTCGACATCATCGGCGACCTGATCGTCAACACCGCGACGCTGCAGGCGATCAACGGCGGCACGCTGAAGCTCACCAATGTCACGGTCACCAATGCCGGCGGCACGGTGTCGACCGACGGCACCTCAAAACTCTATCTGACCGGTGTCTCGATCAACGACGGCACCTTGAGCAATGCCGGCAATCTCTATGGCGTGTCGGGCACCAACACGATCACGGCCGCCGTCACCAATACCGGCACGATCGAGGTGCAGGGCGGCACGCTGGATCTGGCGGGCGGCCTGACCGGCGCCGGCACGCTGATCATCGACGACGGCGCGACGCTGGCGCTTGGCGGTGCCGACGCCCAGACCGTCACCTTCGCGGGCGGCACTGACACGCTTCAGCTTGATAAGGGTGCAGGCTTCACCGGCACGATCGCGGGCGAGGCGTCGACCGGCGGCACCTTCACCGTCACCGGCAACGGCAACATCAATTCCACCAAGGGCGATGCGCTCGACTTCACGGCCTCGGGCGGCACGGTCGGCAATGCCGCCGACATCGTGTTGACGCCGACGGGCACGCTGACCGGCGCGACCAATGGTATCGTCGTCACCCAAAACGGTGTCGGCGACATTTCGCTGACCACCGGCGGCGACGTCACGGGCCTGTCCGGCGACGGCATCGTGCTGCATCACGGCGCGAGCGGCGCTGGCGATATCACCGCGACGATCGGCGCCTGCGTCACCGGTGCGGTCGGTCTCGACGTGCTTGCCAATGGCGACGGCGACGTCACCATCACCAACAACGGCACGATTACCGGCACCACCGGGGTCGGCATCCACGTCACCCAGGACGGCGCGGGCGCAACCGGTTCGACCCACATCACCAACACCGGCGCGGTGGTCGGTGCCGATGGCGAGGCCGCGATCTCCATCCAGGAGAATGCGACCGGCACGGCGCTGATCGACAATTCCGGCACCATCGGCCCCGACGGCGCCGGCACGGTGACGTCGACGACGGTGGCGATCCTCGAGACCGGCGGCGCCGTCACCATCAACAACAGCGGCGAGATCAACGGCAACATCTCGGTTGCGACTGCGACCTTCAACAACGAGGCCGGCGGCACCTGGACGGTGTCGGGCACCTCTGTGTTCGGCACCCTGTCGACGATCGACAACGCCGGCACGATCGATCTGCGCGACGG from Bradyrhizobium arachidis carries:
- a CDS encoding ABC transporter substrate-binding protein, which codes for MSKSFRAVGLAVGAVVLAHLPAAAQTKVTNEGISGSEIVIGTHQDLSGPIKGWGVPVSNGMKMAVEEVNAAGGVNGRKIRLVVEDSGYDPKKAVLASQKLIERDKIFAMVGPMGSPTVLAAQDILLDAGVLQLFPLTAAEFTYKLDPAKPQERLKFSNLLPYVESTRAALKYMMELKNFKKPCIMHQDDEYGKNVLDGFNQQLTAMKVQPASITSYKRGASDFSAQVAKMKSDGCDLVVLGAILREPIGTMTEAKKLGWDVTFLGAIPVNVMEVPMLGKDAVEGLYSASAFEIPYEDTAKGKVKDWLVNYKKMFGTDANSQAIIGYNAVMTFAFYAQKAGKDLTGQKMLEALESGDKFVDIFNSPPTTFSKTNHLANTITQVQQVKGGRWILVKDNLMF
- a CDS encoding long-chain fatty acid--CoA ligase; its protein translation is MARPAVLTVADTIAKSFLLAAETRGDKPAIREKKFGIWQPTSWRQWLGISKEVAYALHASGFAPGDVASIIANAVPEWVYADMGILCAGGVSSGIYPTDSSAQVEYLVNDSATKVIFAEDEEQLDKVLACRARCPTLRKIIVFDMEGLSGFIDDMVMSLDEFRALGRNHMVGRELLWQEMIDSRGRDDLAVLVYTSGTTGPPKGAMHANRSVVHQMRHANDFIPAQEHEERLIFLPLCHVAERVGGYYISVALGSVMNFAESPETVPDNLREVQPTTFLAVPRVWEKFYSAVTIALKDATPLQQWVYRRAIGIGNRVTDCRLEGGQPSLSLKVANRLAYWLVFRNIRRMIGLDRCRTAFTGAAPIAPDLIRWYLALGIDMHEVYGQTENCGVATLMPADRIKLGSVGKAVPWGEVSLSPEGEILIKGDFLFMGYLNQPEKTAETIDQRGWLHTGDVGAIDTEGFVKITDRMKDIIITSGGKNITPSEIENQLKFSPYISDAVVVGDKRPYLTCLVMIDQENVEKFAQDHDIPFTNYASLCRAVEIQNLIQREIEAVNANLARVETIKKFYLIERQLTPEDEELTPTMKLKRSFVNKRYATEIDAMYRERAVA
- a CDS encoding transglutaminase-like cysteine peptidase yields the protein MESVAKSRAWRAVVVLFGLILAGSAAELRAGTLLSPGPAALVRKSGEPFGLFAFAISHGGLRQKWFGMKQKLDDEMVQLALCDGDRENCVSPAALKLLAIVDQARTREGRARLGETNRAINLAIRPASDGADDVWSPPLSTFARGAGDCEDYAIAKMAALRLAGVAPEDLRIVVVRDTQAGEEHAVAAAKLDGHWLMLDNRRMAMVEDENARGYRPLFVLYQAAVMKYVDEPVVAAQRDNARTSLVAANEAP
- a CDS encoding lysozyme inhibitor LprI family protein; this encodes MRLILLVVLALLVSPAFAQSGNSNRSIADKLPLFARNNCDRQRDPANQLFCGDGELAAAAEKLGAAIQERLARLPDPLPAIQENAIWLRQRNLGCGIFGGTDTVTYEEVDSVKACLLKVTLERAAILRDPNFDCLAASTAAGALICSEPSLALAETELNDMVHDLIGKLNPTEARFAFAEFGRWTRERDRQCNLVGKDNVPLDELTSSEPCLQDYLIRRTAEITAAKGDPKKVFGRQIAARLPNTDAVDFCVARIHAANSCGNFVRINRVFEMDTEVAAQEALVTAEVEMVVLSPFTGCSSVAATCTGTCWDLKTGNAQAASVAKERSSKDSFNVTRRLRVQKAFAFEKAADGWRCKEDGLAPVDFGVTAGSQ
- a CDS encoding VCBS domain-containing protein — protein: MLSRDGQEFVLHDYFKGEKRAAIASPDGAHLTGELVDALTGHVQYAQAAPGAGAGQVIGHVTKLTGGATAIRNGVSIILNNGDNVEKGDVVSTGSDATLGITFIDGTVFGLSANARMVLNEMVYDPNGSNNSSLLSLVAGTITFVAGETAKHGDMKIDTPVATMGIRGTAVLSQLEFFIPPPTIDNPTPQPEPKVSFQVLVEPDGTTGSYILFDKITLLPIATVNQAGQMIQISGGNVTIGNALLSPEVQKLITDVFTLKFTDNTNNNTKLTTNFTDTVTPDSNGLLFKTVAGAEVLATYVNTVNTGNNGTPQDTRTVADRIPGPPNAVVLDSNGQPRVAFTLTELFNKTGDTGTDSVGGRISFVDVNLGDRPTVQIDFKSVTYQNANHQDVTSGLSALQKADVAATEVKIVVTPDAGNTNNGSAQWSYSVPDKAFDFLAAGEVLTLTYMVRVDNNFSVNPETAFIPITITISGTNDKPVIATSVPTITFAGGTSVPGGPLTSSVPTSGTLTFTDVDLTDTHTVSVKLTSASLPGGTVPPAPLAAFQNALSVSLAGHDSTGSGTGVISWSLADLPVYLADFIPEDAVLTLTYTVTLTDSQGATSTQTITVTITGTDSPAVVWIATAQAGSPPGGFWKDGANWETGTVPTIDDDVIVITDQLHGLTPSYPVTIDEAAFAKSLTMNDFGGPPPEVINNSSLTIAGALNLSADSILTNSVTGTITVGGKAEILDTSVLTNAGQLTLSAGGDFGSQTTITNSGTLELAGGTLNLLGTVDNTGGTFQVDGGATLALDSGTIDGGTVTIAGTLELDGSSVIKNGTLGNSGAVDVNGTAEFDNEAVDNAGGTITIAAAGALVLSGSTVTGGTVTDNGTIHVTGNSAINGASVTGGGITVDAAKTLTLNNTTVTNSTIIDNGTVKVDASKTLNINGVAVTGGALSVSGTLKSSGASSTTNTAITNNSVIEAIAGLLTLSATTSVAIANSGTLRANGGELDISGEAVTNTGTLAAINDSTLKLISTTVTNTGGTVSVESGSTLDLSGATITGGTLTISGTLESTGISAINDADITNTGTITVTSGTLTIDPPVVHTITNQNVIEANGGTLDIIGDLIVNTATLQAINGGTLKLTNVTVTNAGGTVSTDGTSKLYLTGVSINDGTLSNAGNLYGVSGTNTITAAVTNTGTIEVQGGTLDLAGGLTGAGTLIIDDGATLALGGADAQTVTFAGGTDTLQLDKGAGFTGTIAGEASTGGTFTVTGNGNINSTKGDALDFTASGGTVGNAADIVLTPTGTLTGATNGIVVTQNGVGDISLTTGGDVTGLSGDGIVLHHGASGAGDITATIGACVTGAVGLDVLANGDGDVTITNNGTITGTTGVGIHVTQDGAGATGSTHITNTGAVVGADGEAAISIQENATGTALIDNSGTIGPDGAGTVTSTTVAILETGGAVTINNSGEINGNISVATATFNNEAGGTWTVSGTSVFGTLSTIDNAGTIDLRDGASIASADGLTFAITNSNAIDSWGTNSITGTITNTGTIEVDSGTLTLFGSLSGSGSVAIDADATLKLEGSVTQTVTFSGGNAELEIGTTSFDGTIAGLSSTDKIDLTTIKYDIGTTATYDAVTGELTVSDTYGHSITLKLSGDYSNAHFAGSDDGSGNTLITLNAADDVPAFDAAETSQSTSFAELDNTTGSSSTDPAPAATGTIHFTDIDLTDRPTASVTDNAVTWTDADHSTDLSASLTSGQISAIEQALTLQQSGNTNNGAIGWTYSIADGALDFLGEDQTVTLLSTITLDDHQGGTDTAQVKVTITGKNDAPAITAESGDSTRATQPETDDGQTARGTLTLSDADVTDHVSVSLGHLDVYLDGVLQTDTVGGISHDTLATYLTLPSGDILDGTGTHAQFTWEFNSSGEAFDFLANGQTLSLQYTIVPSDGHTSAGTGEQVVTIEISGTNDAPTLDSATLASVVGNDSDPAGSTVSDLFAGKFHDADAGASLKAIAVTADNATATEGVWQYEVAGTSQWIDIGSVDDQHALVLSPDTLIRFVPADGFTGTPGTLGVHALDDTYAGAVTGASAVTIDLTSTGTGGTTPVSDTVATIGTSVTAPAGGPVIDTESFLIEHVRESIPPVDVITNLVVTDTDPGASTDHFTVTATTAHAPGSSVYLSSESGLLSEINLGFENGVTYDPGLSPPDTDQITLTVTDSAGRFDTVHFIFNEAGEGQGITLEGTDGKDVIFATESSDTLIGGAAKDQFVFAPGSPLVIVEHTVKDFEVGVDKIDLRLFDGVDSWTDVNKTQVGNDTVLTVEDHDTILLKNVLASSLSAGDFIVTNHGGGIP
- a CDS encoding ABC transporter ATP-binding protein; its protein translation is MDAAVTSDIILKLSNVESYYGPIMAIRGISLEVPRGRIVTLLGANGAGKTTVLKTISGILDPQKGSIEFMGKSIQRMEADKIVRLGLSHVPEGREVFPFLSVRENLMMGAYPRKDRDGVAEDLERVYGYFPRLRERINQPAGQLSGGEQQMLAIGRALMNRPTLLLLDEPSLGLSPILVKEIFTIIRRVNEEQGMSILLVEQNAKVALETAHYGYVLEIGRVVMNDTCDRLMHSQDIQEFYLGAKEAGARGERRWKKKKTWR